CTCCAacaaaggggctatttttaaagacaatataattttttagcaccatgtaaaagcaacaccatatattacttataagtgcctacaaaattagggtttttcattatcctatatgtctcctttaagccagtCTCCAAAATAGAATACCCTGCCCCGTGCAGTCACCCTGCAGACTCTTATCAAATAATCTTGCAGAATGGAATGTGTTGTTATTTTATATCCTTATTTGAATGAGGTCCCAAAAGATGTTGTAGGGCTGTGTCCCCCTTCTCCAAGTGCTATGAAGGGAAAGAATGCCTGAAATATCTACAGGGATCTCACCCAAAAGTATTAAATGTTAGTATGGTGCAGTGTTTAAGGACGCATTTTTTTTGGATCGTGTTGCTGTGTTTGATAAACACACAGCAGTTTAAGGACCCCTATTAGACTGGTCATTGCTATTGTACAGAAGgggactatattttttttttgtacaaaatgtgCTGTTGCTTAGGGACATGTTTGTAATTTCTAAGCAGCCTATGAGAGCAGCAACAGTTAAACACATAGCAGGGCCAGCAAGTTTGGCACCCACTGCAGGGGTGGCAATTTGTGTTTTCCCTCCAGTTACCATCATTGGATTCAATACCATTTTATGACAACGTCTGATATTTTCATGTAGGCCAATACTTCTCATGGGTTACTACAAACGGTTCATTTGGCTCAGGTAATAGGGGGCATGGGTCTAAGTGTGTATTCTGTACCATATGATAGAGATAATTACTTTTCATTCTGTTGACAGAACATCAGCACTGGATTGGCAATAGCGGGAGTTATTTTGTTTGCAAGAAGTATAAGATTGGTGAGTGATAATCTTTACTGATTTTCCTTCCATTACTTTTGGTGTGCGTATGAATCAGTAGCAATATATAATGAGTGCATTTTGTTCTATATGTTACAGTGGGCAGGACTGAAAAATTCACTCAAGTCTTTTTCATataattgcctttgaaagctacttataactttgccaaaaagtatttgcacaatgcttttacattacctgtctggtgccccatgttcctgtatgagcgggctgccatatttgtgcagcaggagtccgtaagcattggaaactttaactgacaggctgagatgggacagtcaggtttagaaacttcaactagcaattacttacaaaaacaacatgacctataggtaacttttaatatactttcatattttaaaaagtattttttttagtgtcagtatcactttaaagggattctgtcatgatttttatgatgtagtttttatttctaaattacactgtttacactgcaaataactctacaatataaaatgtaattcctgaaccagcaagtgttttttttttagttgtaggcagccatctcgggtcattttgccttgtcatgtgctttcagaaagagccaacattttaggatggaattgctttctggcaggttattgtttctcctactcaatgtaactgaatgtgttgcagtgggacctggattttactgttgagtgctgttcttagatctaccagacagctgttatcttgtattagggagctgttatctggttacctgcccattgttccgttgttaggctgctggggggaaaggggggtgatatcactcccaacttgcagtacagcagtaaagagtgactgaagtttatcagagcacaagtcacatgagtggtggcacatgggaaattgacaatatgtctagccccatgtcagatttcaaaattaaatattaaaaaatctgtttgctcttttgagaaacaaattacagtgcataattctgctggagcagcactattaactgatgcattttgaaaaaacattttttttcccatgacagtatcgctttaactgCAGCTAAAGTAAATGAAAATGAAGTAAATTAAAAGGATTGTTAAGATTTAGCAAACACAATTATAAGCAGGAGGCTGCAGCTACAGTCCCATGATCTTTCTGTAAAAGTGCCCATATACAGGAAAGACATTAGATATTTGGGCACTCTTGATCAAGTCGGCCTGTCAGATGCTGATGGGTGCAATGATGCAGTCTGCTTCACAGGCCCCCTGTATCAGAATTTGGACATATGTACATGAATATGCGTTGtagcaattaaaggggttatttatcaaaggtcatgctttaagctggccatagatgcaaagatccgatcgtacaaatcattgtacgatcggactttcccatctcccgacccgccactaaccattcagatcaaagtcttaccagtcagattagttaaagaacagatcagcaatgttctgcccctgacagcaatcgtacgatatctatgtccaaccaaagctggtgacagtctcccactgaaaatcgtacgatcggcaatacatgcatattatcggcagccgacagaaattttctaacctgaccgatcgaccaaacgaccgatctccgccggacgaaaaatgtcgggactctccacacacggtccgaaaatcgtacgaatcctcgattggtacgatcagatctttgcgtctatggccagctttagggttttttgtacctcaaatgaactcgcaacttgaatggtttcttgttaaagaaaaaactagaatggaaaaaacttgattcagcgagTTTGAATTGCGAAAACCCGAacgtcatgaaggctattaacatcttcaaatggttcaagggaccttgaAGGAATCTAGGAGAATATGGCGAATATGCATTCTCCCAGACAGTGTTCTAGTCCACCAGCTGGGTTTTAAGTGTCTGCACACAGATCCGAGCTAAACAAAAATGTTTCGCGCTAATTAGTGTAGGGCAGGGATTCTGATTTGCAATTATAAAAATACCCACTGTGCTTTTCTACACTTCAGTTATTTGGATCAGCAATTTGGTCTCCAGGTCAAATAGACATTGTCCTTGGAAATAACATTCATATGCTTGCTTTGGTCAACTGAATGGAGTTGTGGGGGGGTGACCCTAGACTATTGTGTTCACGCCCCAATATTTGCAACAATCGGAAAATAATGTCACACTTGGAAATTAACCAACATAACGTGTGTAAGGAAAGAAGTTACACCCTGAGCCAATCACATCGGATTTGATAATGtctaacttttttttctctcaaactgTACTCATTTTAGACAACAAAATTCACAAATGCGAAAGACATTCCATCAGAGTTCATAAAGAAGAATGTGAAACTTCGCGGGAAATTACTCAGCATCACTGGAGACAGATTAGAGGTTGAGCATGTTCCAATAAGTCTTCCTATTGTTGCTTCATTTCAAAGGAAATGTAAGTAAAGTACGACTGTCTCGATTAAAATCGGCCCAGGGTCAGGGAACTATTTACAAATGTTTTCACATAGTTCTCTTGGCCCTATCTTCTTAGTGTATCATTTTGCTTATCTTATCTGGGTGTTTTTGGGGGTCTTATTGCCTCCCATA
The genomic region above belongs to Xenopus laevis strain J_2021 chromosome 5L, Xenopus_laevis_v10.1, whole genome shotgun sequence and contains:
- the c3orf33.L gene encoding chromosome 3 open reading frame 33 L homeolog gives rise to the protein MAESGRELADNNLISKVSQLADNHLTVVRNISTGLAIAGVILFARSIRLTTKFTNAKDIPSEFIKKNVKLRGKLLSITGDRLEVEHVPISLPIVASFQRKFGILQGLFERRDLKARTWYNS